One genomic segment of Desulfomicrobium sp. ZS1 includes these proteins:
- a CDS encoding LysE/ArgO family amino acid transporter, with the protein MIFTPFLQGLGTGAGLIIAIGAQNAFVLSRGLTRNHHLAVVLICAVSDALLITLGLSGMGIVLAQSEAFAVWATWLGVAFLFWYGLRSFRSALHSGSLAPQERARMGLGATVAATLAVTFLNPHVYLDTVLLLGSIGGRYPEAQRFFFGAGAVTASLVWFLALGLGARLLLPFFRHPRSWAVLDVLVGLTMWGVAASLATSAFAG; encoded by the coding sequence ATGATTTTTACGCCATTTTTGCAGGGCCTGGGGACAGGCGCTGGTCTCATTATCGCCATTGGTGCGCAAAACGCCTTCGTGCTGAGCCGGGGCCTGACCCGCAACCACCATCTCGCCGTGGTGCTTATCTGCGCCGTGAGCGACGCGCTGCTCATAACCCTGGGGCTGTCGGGGATGGGGATTGTATTGGCTCAGAGCGAGGCCTTTGCGGTTTGGGCCACTTGGCTCGGGGTGGCCTTTCTTTTTTGGTACGGACTGCGCTCTTTTAGGTCGGCCTTGCATTCGGGCAGTCTTGCGCCCCAGGAGCGGGCGAGGATGGGACTTGGCGCCACGGTGGCGGCGACCCTGGCCGTGACGTTTCTGAATCCGCACGTCTATCTCGACACGGTGCTCCTGCTTGGCTCCATCGGAGGGCGCTATCCGGAGGCGCAACGTTTTTTTTTCGGCGCGGGAGCCGTAACGGCCTCACTGGTCTGGTTTCTCGCTCTGGGCCTTGGCGCACGCCTGTTGCTGCCTTTTTTTCGTCACCCCAGATCATGGGCCGTGCTTGACGTCCTGGTGGGCCTGACCATGTGGGGCGTTGCCGCGTCCCTGGCAACGTCTGCTTTTGCGGGCTGA
- a CDS encoding cobyric acid synthase — protein MATLPAHGGNIRSMASALGCAPEEILDFSANINPLGQPAWLRPVVARALAGTAHYPEPRAEGLCRIAATRMGVAPENVVAGNGSSELLYTLPRVCAARGFGRAVLPVPCYGDYARACEAAGLSRETLTLHPETGFAMEWSKLEEMLSKPALVILGQPGNPAGTLLEPQRILDLADRHPKSFFLIDEAFADFVPQLSRLGATVRPNLFVLHSLTKFYAVPGLRLGLGYGSAEVCAALAALLPDWSVNALAQAVGIDALRDDAYARQAMDTVKALRSDLAAALTGLGVRVFPGSANYLLCRSENQDAFVLQEKLAKSRILIRNCANYEGLDARYFRVAVRGAEENGRLVQALSEIFGSAQPRSRSVRKTPAIMLQGLSSNAGKSVLTAALCRIFLQDGLCVAPFKAQNMSLNSFVTRGGGEMGRAQVLQAQACRLEPDVRMNPVLLKPNSETGSQVIVLGKPVGNMSVGQYIRYKPKIFETITHAYDELSSSAQVMVLEGAGSPAEVNLKSHDVVNMRMARHAGAKVLLAGDIDRGGVFASFVGTMEVMEEWERALVAGFIVNRFRGRQDLLGDAIDYVRRFTGIETLGVVPFLQNLGLPEEDSVSFKEARPQGGNAELRIVAVDLPHISNFTDLDALGLEPDVDLRIARAPHDLAGADAIILPGSRNVFADLDYLWSSGLAQAVLASRAEIIGVCGGLQMLGASIADLACVESGGASARPLGLLPLATEMAVDKVLCQARCVFLPSGEEICGYEIHHGHTRVLDGQIRPVMTRTDGTVIGWGREDAMVWGTYLHGVFDADGFRRSFLDRLRVRKGLAPLNTVQVAYDLEAALDRLALVVRKSLDMERIYRLLD, from the coding sequence ATGGCCACTCTACCCGCCCACGGCGGCAATATCCGCTCCATGGCCTCGGCGCTTGGTTGCGCTCCGGAAGAGATTCTGGACTTTTCGGCGAACATCAACCCCCTGGGGCAACCCGCATGGCTGCGGCCCGTGGTGGCCCGCGCCCTGGCCGGTACGGCCCATTATCCCGAACCACGGGCAGAAGGGCTGTGCCGGATCGCCGCCACGCGCATGGGCGTTGCGCCTGAAAACGTGGTCGCGGGTAACGGTTCGTCCGAACTGCTGTACACCCTGCCCAGGGTTTGCGCGGCCAGGGGGTTTGGGCGCGCCGTGCTGCCAGTGCCCTGCTACGGGGACTATGCGCGGGCTTGCGAGGCGGCCGGACTTTCCCGCGAAACCCTGACTCTGCATCCCGAAACCGGCTTCGCCATGGAGTGGTCGAAACTTGAGGAGATGCTAAGCAAGCCGGCGCTGGTCATTCTCGGTCAGCCCGGAAACCCGGCCGGCACCCTGCTCGAACCGCAGCGTATTCTGGATCTGGCCGACCGGCATCCCAAGAGCTTCTTTCTTATTGATGAAGCGTTCGCTGATTTTGTGCCGCAGCTGTCCCGGCTTGGCGCGACGGTTCGTCCAAATCTGTTTGTGCTGCATTCCCTGACCAAATTTTACGCCGTGCCGGGACTGCGTCTGGGTCTTGGGTATGGGAGCGCTGAGGTGTGCGCGGCGCTTGCGGCCTTGCTGCCGGACTGGAGCGTCAACGCCCTGGCCCAAGCCGTGGGCATCGATGCCTTGCGTGACGACGCCTACGCCAGGCAGGCCATGGACACGGTGAAGGCGCTGCGGAGCGATTTGGCAGCAGCCCTCACGGGTCTCGGGGTGAGAGTGTTTCCGGGCAGCGCCAACTATCTGCTCTGCCGCAGCGAAAATCAGGACGCCTTCGTCTTGCAGGAGAAGCTTGCCAAGAGCCGCATCCTGATCCGCAACTGCGCCAATTATGAGGGCCTCGATGCCCGCTATTTCCGGGTGGCCGTGCGCGGTGCCGAGGAGAACGGGCGCTTGGTGCAGGCTCTTTCAGAAATTTTCGGGTCGGCACAGCCCCGGAGTCGTTCCGTGCGCAAAACCCCGGCCATCATGCTGCAGGGGCTTTCGTCCAACGCGGGCAAGTCGGTCCTCACCGCGGCTCTGTGCCGAATTTTCCTGCAGGACGGGCTTTGCGTCGCGCCCTTCAAGGCCCAGAACATGTCGCTCAATTCCTTTGTGACCAGGGGCGGCGGGGAGATGGGCCGCGCCCAGGTCCTGCAGGCCCAGGCCTGTCGGCTGGAACCGGATGTGCGCATGAATCCGGTGCTTTTGAAGCCCAATTCGGAGACGGGTTCCCAGGTCATCGTGCTCGGCAAGCCCGTGGGCAACATGAGCGTGGGGCAGTACATCCGCTACAAGCCGAAAATCTTCGAGACCATCACGCACGCCTACGATGAGCTGTCCTCCTCGGCCCAGGTCATGGTGCTGGAGGGTGCGGGCAGCCCGGCCGAGGTCAACCTCAAATCCCACGACGTGGTCAACATGCGCATGGCTCGGCACGCTGGAGCCAAGGTGCTGCTGGCCGGCGACATCGACCGGGGCGGGGTCTTCGCCTCGTTTGTCGGGACCATGGAGGTCATGGAGGAGTGGGAGAGGGCTCTGGTGGCTGGGTTTATCGTCAATCGTTTTCGGGGCAGGCAGGATCTGCTTGGGGACGCCATCGACTATGTGCGCCGTTTTACCGGAATCGAGACTTTGGGCGTGGTGCCATTTCTGCAGAATCTGGGATTGCCCGAAGAGGATTCGGTCAGCTTCAAGGAAGCTCGACCGCAGGGCGGAAACGCCGAGCTTCGCATCGTGGCTGTGGACCTGCCGCATATATCCAATTTCACGGATCTTGATGCCCTGGGGCTTGAGCCGGACGTGGATTTGCGCATCGCCCGCGCGCCCCATGACTTGGCTGGAGCCGACGCCATTATTTTGCCGGGTTCGCGCAATGTGTTCGCGGATCTGGACTATTTGTGGAGTTCGGGCCTGGCCCAGGCTGTGCTGGCCAGCCGGGCCGAAATAATCGGGGTCTGCGGTGGGCTGCAGATGCTCGGGGCCAGCATTGCGGATCTGGCCTGCGTCGAGAGCGGGGGCGCTTCGGCCAGGCCCCTTGGCCTTTTGCCTCTGGCTACGGAAATGGCCGTGGACAAGGTGTTGTGCCAGGCGCGCTGCGTTTTCCTGCCTTCAGGGGAGGAGATTTGCGGGTATGAAATCCATCACGGCCACACGCGTGTGCTGGACGGACAAATCAGGCCCGTCATGACCCGCACGGACGGGACAGTGATCGGTTGGGGTCGTGAAGATGCAATGGTCTGGGGCACCTATCTGCACGGAGTTTTCGATGCCGACGGGTTCCGCCGCTCCTTCCTGGATCGTTTGCGGGTGCGCAAGGGGCTCGCTCCCCTGAACACGGTGCAGGTAGCCTACGATCTTGAAGCCGCGCTGGATCGCCTGGCCTTGGTGGTGCGGAAAAGCCTCGACATGGAGCGGATCTACCGCCTTCTGGATTGA
- the gluQRS gene encoding tRNA glutamyl-Q(34) synthetase GluQRS, producing the protein MNPIVSNSDALLRGRLAPSPTGHLHLGNAWSFLLCWLAVRSARGRLVLRMEDIDPERSRPHFAEDIMRDLAWLGLDWDEGPDVGGPFAPYTQAARLERYTEVINYLTGMGRTYPCYCTRKELKTMASAPHLEDVGPVYPGTCLGLGPEQRKEREAQGRRSTLRLCGGEDVGFEDFVHGEIRLGWAECGGDFPLRRSDGVIAYQLAVAVDDMDQNISLVVRGADILPCTPRQILLFHLLKAPVPRYAHVPLLLDHEGERLAKRHQSCELRALRAQGVSPQAVVGHLAYRAGLLPSNEAASPQELLSVFAWGKIPREPVKLGSAIVDTLLRVK; encoded by the coding sequence ATGAATCCCATCGTTTCAAATTCTGACGCGCTCTTACGCGGGCGGCTTGCCCCCAGCCCGACCGGACACCTTCATCTGGGGAACGCATGGTCGTTTCTGCTCTGCTGGCTGGCCGTGCGGTCCGCCAGAGGCAGGCTGGTGCTACGCATGGAGGATATCGACCCTGAGCGGTCGCGTCCGCATTTCGCCGAAGACATCATGCGCGATTTGGCCTGGCTTGGCCTGGACTGGGACGAGGGCCCGGATGTGGGCGGTCCGTTCGCTCCCTACACCCAGGCCGCCCGACTGGAGCGTTACACCGAAGTCATCAACTATCTGACCGGCATGGGGCGCACCTATCCCTGCTACTGCACGCGCAAGGAACTTAAAACCATGGCTTCCGCTCCTCATCTGGAGGACGTGGGCCCGGTTTATCCAGGCACCTGCCTGGGGCTTGGCCCTGAGCAGCGCAAGGAGCGCGAAGCGCAGGGACGCAGATCGACCCTGCGTCTGTGCGGTGGGGAGGATGTCGGTTTTGAGGACTTCGTGCATGGAGAGATCCGGTTGGGCTGGGCAGAGTGCGGCGGCGATTTTCCGCTTCGTCGGTCCGACGGAGTGATCGCCTATCAGCTGGCCGTGGCCGTGGACGACATGGATCAGAATATCAGCCTGGTCGTTCGGGGCGCGGACATCCTGCCGTGCACGCCGCGTCAGATCCTGCTTTTTCATCTTCTGAAGGCCCCGGTGCCCCGTTACGCGCATGTGCCCCTGCTGCTCGACCATGAGGGGGAGCGACTGGCCAAACGCCATCAGTCGTGCGAACTGCGCGCGCTACGGGCGCAGGGCGTTTCGCCGCAGGCGGTGGTGGGACATCTGGCCTACCGGGCTGGCTTGCTGCCTTCGAACGAAGCGGCGTCGCCGCAGGAGTTGCTCAGTGTCTTCGCGTGGGGCAAAATCCCCCGCGAACCAGTGAAACTTGGAAGCGCCATAGTTGATACGCTGTTGCGAGTGAAATAA
- the ygiD gene encoding 4,5-DOPA dioxygenase extradiol yields MTMPALFVGHGNPINAIQDNEFSRAWSDLGKSLPRPKGIVCVSAHWETDGTCVTAMENPATIHDFSGFPAALENMRYPAPGSPELADRVMAVAHSTRIRPDQSWGLDHGAWSVLCRMYPQADIPVVQLSLDTGAPPDFHYKLGRELGELRKEDVLLLGSGNMVHNLRVMAWQDEGFDWAVESDRAMAERISAADHQPLVHYEKLPHARQAIPTEEHYLPLLYVLGAAGEGESVTFFNDRVTLGSVSMRGIRVG; encoded by the coding sequence ATGACCATGCCCGCCCTGTTCGTCGGCCACGGCAACCCCATAAACGCCATCCAAGACAATGAATTCAGCCGGGCTTGGTCGGATCTGGGAAAATCACTGCCGCGGCCCAAAGGCATCGTCTGCGTTTCCGCGCATTGGGAAACGGACGGAACCTGCGTGACGGCCATGGAAAACCCCGCGACCATCCACGATTTCTCCGGCTTCCCGGCGGCCCTGGAAAACATGCGGTATCCGGCTCCGGGCTCTCCGGAACTGGCGGACAGGGTGATGGCCGTGGCGCACTCGACCCGCATACGGCCGGACCAATCCTGGGGTCTGGACCACGGCGCCTGGTCCGTGCTCTGCCGCATGTACCCGCAGGCGGACATCCCCGTGGTGCAACTCAGCCTGGACACGGGCGCACCACCGGATTTTCATTACAAACTGGGCAGGGAACTAGGCGAATTGCGCAAGGAGGACGTGCTGCTCCTGGGTAGCGGCAACATGGTCCACAACCTGCGGGTCATGGCCTGGCAGGACGAGGGATTCGACTGGGCCGTGGAAAGCGACAGGGCCATGGCCGAGCGGATTAGCGCTGCAGACCACCAGCCCCTGGTGCATTACGAAAAATTACCCCACGCCCGTCAGGCCATTCCAACAGAAGAACACTACCTGCCCCTGCTCTACGTACTGGGAGCGGCGGGCGAGGGAGAATCGGTGACATTCTTCAATGACCGGGTGACGCTAGGATCGGTGTCCATGCGAGGAATACGGGTGGGGTAA
- a CDS encoding NAD(P)H-dependent oxidoreductase, producing MNHLVIFCHPSTASFNRAIADSVQAVSEALGHDTCCRDLYGIAFNPVLCKRDMDDPAGTVPQDVRQEQEFITWADTLTFVYPVWWAGMPAMLKGYVDRVFCQDFAYSLHGDSVKGLLDGKKVLIFNTTGLPSPFYTSQGMHEAMSLTTNTGIFELCGMEVLHHAFFGSLCAVSDEIRKSYLSEVVSITSRYL from the coding sequence ATGAACCACCTCGTCATTTTCTGCCACCCCAGCACCGCAAGCTTCAACCGCGCCATCGCCGATTCGGTGCAGGCTGTTTCCGAGGCACTGGGGCACGACACATGCTGCCGAGACCTGTACGGGATCGCCTTCAATCCGGTATTGTGCAAAAGGGACATGGACGACCCGGCGGGAACGGTCCCGCAAGACGTCAGGCAGGAGCAGGAATTCATCACCTGGGCCGACACGCTGACCTTTGTCTACCCGGTATGGTGGGCGGGTATGCCGGCCATGCTCAAGGGTTACGTTGACAGGGTCTTCTGCCAGGATTTTGCCTACTCCCTGCACGGGGACAGCGTAAAAGGACTTTTGGACGGAAAAAAAGTTCTCATCTTCAACACGACCGGCTTGCCCAGCCCCTTCTACACGTCTCAGGGCATGCACGAAGCCATGTCCCTGACCACAAACACGGGCATCTTCGAGCTTTGCGGAATGGAAGTCCTGCACCATGCCTTTTTCGGCAGCCTGTGTGCGGTCAGCGACGAAATACGAAAATCCTATCTCAGCGAAGTCGTATCCATCACATCCAGATATCTATAA
- a CDS encoding Rdx family protein — protein sequence MGYEKRAASLADRLRVDAGAAVSLTQGSRGDFEILLDDMLIYSKQQTRRIPDADQILALVRQT from the coding sequence ATGGGCTATGAAAAACGCGCCGCAAGTCTTGCGGACAGATTACGCGTCGATGCAGGGGCCGCCGTCTCCCTCACGCAAGGAAGCAGAGGCGACTTCGAAATTCTGCTCGACGACATGCTGATATATTCAAAACAGCAAACCAGACGCATCCCGGATGCCGACCAGATTCTGGCCCTCGTTCGGCAAACCTGA
- a CDS encoding DUF2845 domain-containing protein, which translates to MRKHFFFLALLLFFAHPAQAADMRCQGDLMTPGTIITKVRQKCGDPLWEDRIGEVKSTTRSGGERLLYITQLTYEASGGYYVLTFEGGELKQSEFFQK; encoded by the coding sequence ATGAGAAAGCACTTTTTTTTTCTTGCCCTGCTTTTATTTTTTGCGCACCCGGCCCAGGCCGCGGACATGCGCTGCCAGGGCGACCTCATGACGCCCGGCACCATCATCACCAAGGTACGCCAAAAATGCGGAGATCCTCTGTGGGAAGACCGCATCGGTGAAGTCAAAAGCACCACGCGAAGCGGCGGAGAGCGTCTGCTCTACATCACGCAACTGACCTATGAGGCCAGCGGCGGCTATTACGTCCTGACCTTTGAAGGGGGAGAACTCAAGCAATCGGAATTCTTTCAGAAGTAA
- the aspA gene encoding aspartate ammonia-lyase, translating to MNYRVEKDSLGERKVPEHAYYGVQTVRAMENFQVTGIPISHYPLHIEALACIKQAAALANLELGLLDADIAEAILGACREVREGKLSDHFVVDVIQGGAGTSVNMNMNEVIANRALELMGHAKGEYGFCHPNNHVNLSQSTNDVYPTSLRITAIWKIRELVLSMGELVDALACKGEEFADVLKMGRTQLQDAVPMTLGQEFTAWAVTVGEDIDRVQECRKLLMEINMGATAIGTGINTVPAYASFVCEKLAHITGLPLSKSPNLVEATSDTGAFVQLSGVFKRVAVKLSKICNDLRLLSSGPYTGLGEINLPPRQPGSSIMPGKVNPVIPEMVNQVCFQTIGNDLTVTMAAEAGQLELNVFEPIIAFNLFQTMDMLLRAMRILKDRCIVGITANRERCAQLVRMSAGIVTVLVPYLGYDEAAAIAKEAATTGKTVYDLVLEKGLMTMAELEDALDPMKMTHPRMVQRGARLHPKR from the coding sequence ATGAACTACCGGGTCGAGAAGGACTCTCTTGGAGAACGCAAAGTGCCGGAACACGCCTATTACGGGGTGCAGACCGTGCGGGCCATGGAAAATTTTCAGGTCACGGGGATTCCCATTTCCCATTATCCTCTGCACATCGAGGCCCTGGCCTGCATCAAGCAGGCCGCGGCCCTGGCCAATCTGGAACTTGGGCTGCTTGATGCGGACATTGCCGAGGCAATCCTTGGCGCCTGCCGGGAAGTGCGCGAGGGGAAGCTGAGCGACCATTTTGTGGTCGACGTTATCCAGGGCGGGGCCGGGACTTCGGTCAATATGAATATGAACGAGGTTATCGCCAACCGGGCGCTGGAACTGATGGGCCATGCCAAGGGCGAGTACGGGTTCTGTCACCCCAACAATCACGTCAACCTGTCCCAGTCCACCAACGACGTCTATCCCACGTCGCTGCGGATCACGGCCATCTGGAAAATTCGCGAGCTTGTGCTCAGCATGGGGGAGCTGGTCGATGCCCTGGCCTGCAAGGGCGAGGAGTTCGCCGATGTGCTGAAGATGGGCCGCACCCAGCTCCAGGATGCCGTGCCCATGACCCTCGGCCAGGAATTCACGGCCTGGGCCGTGACCGTGGGCGAGGATATCGACCGCGTGCAGGAGTGCCGCAAGCTCCTCATGGAGATCAACATGGGCGCAACGGCCATCGGTACGGGCATCAATACCGTACCGGCCTATGCCTCGTTTGTGTGTGAAAAACTGGCTCACATTACGGGCCTGCCTCTCTCGAAGTCTCCGAATTTGGTCGAGGCCACTTCGGACACCGGGGCTTTCGTGCAGCTTTCGGGAGTGTTCAAGCGCGTGGCCGTCAAGCTCTCCAAGATATGCAACGATCTGCGCCTGCTCTCCTCCGGCCCGTACACCGGGCTGGGCGAGATCAACCTGCCGCCACGGCAGCCGGGCTCATCCATCATGCCCGGCAAAGTCAATCCGGTTATTCCGGAGATGGTCAACCAAGTTTGTTTCCAGACCATCGGCAACGACCTGACCGTGACTATGGCCGCCGAGGCGGGGCAACTGGAGCTCAACGTCTTCGAGCCGATCATCGCCTTCAACCTGTTCCAGACCATGGATATGCTGCTGCGGGCCATGCGTATTTTAAAAGACCGCTGCATCGTCGGCATCACCGCCAATCGCGAGCGCTGCGCTCAGCTGGTGCGCATGTCCGCCGGGATCGTGACCGTGCTTGTGCCCTATCTGGGCTACGACGAGGCGGCCGCCATCGCCAAGGAAGCGGCGACGACCGGGAAGACCGTCTACGATCTGGTGCTGGAAAAAGGACTCATGACTATGGCGGAGCTGGAAGACGCCCTCGATCCCATGAAGATGACCCATCCGCGCATGGTGCAGCGGGGCGCGCGTTTGCACCCGAAGCGGTAG
- the rbr gene encoding rubrerythrin, with protein sequence MSKSLKGTQTEKNILTAFAGESQARNRYNYFAKQARKEGFVQISDIFAETADQEMAHAKRLFNLLEGGEVEITAAFPAGRIGTTLENLREAAGGENHEWEHMYPEFAKVAKEEGFPEIAVIMTSIAVAEKEHERRYLALARNIEEGRVFKREKKITWRCRNCGYVHTGEKAAELCPACAHPQAHFEELAENW encoded by the coding sequence ATGTCGAAATCTCTGAAAGGAACGCAGACTGAAAAAAATATTTTGACCGCTTTTGCCGGCGAATCCCAGGCCCGCAATCGCTATAACTACTTTGCCAAGCAGGCCCGCAAGGAGGGCTTTGTCCAGATTTCCGATATTTTTGCCGAAACGGCGGATCAGGAGATGGCCCACGCCAAGAGACTGTTCAATCTGTTGGAAGGTGGCGAAGTGGAAATCACCGCAGCCTTTCCGGCCGGACGCATCGGCACTACTCTGGAAAACCTGCGCGAAGCCGCCGGTGGTGAAAATCACGAATGGGAGCACATGTATCCCGAGTTCGCCAAGGTCGCCAAGGAAGAGGGATTTCCGGAAATCGCCGTTATCATGACGTCCATCGCCGTGGCCGAAAAGGAACACGAGCGCCGCTATCTGGCCCTGGCCCGAAACATCGAAGAAGGCCGCGTCTTCAAGCGAGAAAAGAAAATCACCTGGCGCTGCCGCAATTGCGGTTATGTGCACACCGGTGAAAAGGCCGCAGAACTCTGCCCGGCGTGTGCACATCCCCAGGCCCATTTCGAGGAGTTGGCCGAGAACTGGTAA
- a CDS encoding Hsp20/alpha crystallin family protein, with protein sequence MVIDFSTYYDLPRNMDSFFEELWRPSTLSQRRISYPPVNISEGEEEIIVMSEIPGMDTEDIELTLNEKSLIIRGTKKNEVGNYYRQERPTGSFQRIINLNVPVRAEAIKASMKDGVLRVVLPKAKESHPLTIAIDAQ encoded by the coding sequence ATGGTTATCGATTTTAGTACATACTATGATTTACCGCGTAATATGGATAGTTTTTTCGAAGAATTGTGGCGGCCAAGTACGTTGAGCCAACGACGCATCTCCTATCCGCCAGTCAATATCAGCGAGGGGGAGGAAGAAATTATCGTCATGTCGGAAATTCCTGGAATGGATACAGAAGACATCGAGCTGACCTTAAATGAGAAGAGTCTGATCATCCGGGGAACAAAAAAGAACGAAGTCGGCAATTACTACAGGCAGGAGCGTCCGACAGGGAGTTTCCAGAGGATTATAAATCTGAATGTTCCCGTGCGTGCGGAGGCGATCAAGGCTTCCATGAAGGACGGGGTGCTGAGGGTTGTTCTGCCCAAAGCCAAGGAAAGCCACCCGCTGACCATCGCCATTGATGCCCAGTAA
- a CDS encoding Hsp20/alpha crystallin family protein, whose translation MTNDMEKKTAPTLPRFRPNTDVLEREDGFHIFADMPGVGKDGLSIDLRDNELEIRGKAVYPREENAKALHVEFGDGEYVRVFTISDGVDREGIKASLKKGLLEVFLPKAARFKPRRIEIQAG comes from the coding sequence ATGACAAACGATATGGAAAAAAAGACAGCCCCGACCCTGCCTCGGTTCCGTCCCAACACCGACGTGCTGGAGCGAGAGGACGGCTTCCACATTTTCGCGGACATGCCCGGAGTGGGCAAGGACGGCTTGTCCATTGATCTGCGGGATAACGAACTGGAGATTCGCGGCAAAGCAGTCTATCCGCGTGAGGAAAACGCCAAGGCTCTGCATGTTGAGTTTGGGGACGGGGAATACGTCCGCGTATTCACCATCTCCGACGGCGTGGACCGGGAAGGCATAAAAGCCAGCCTGAAGAAAGGGTTGCTTGAAGTCTTCCTGCCCAAGGCGGCCCGCTTCAAGCCTCGACGTATCGAGATTCAGGCAGGATGA
- the ispH gene encoding 4-hydroxy-3-methylbut-2-enyl diphosphate reductase codes for MELIIAETAGFCMGVDMALHKLDNAVSIPPQGTQHIYTLGPIIHNPQVLAKYKGLGVLQTDGTEPLQAGDVVVIRAHGIPRHIQTKLEGQNITVVDATCPKVKKAQILIQRQADQNKHLLLFGERDHPEVQGLVSYAPKHTIFESLEELQAYDVDPAQTYFLAAQTTQDRESFNTIREYLIANVDAGMTILDTICMATKDRQEEVRKLSRNVQAMVIVGGKNSGNTRRLAQIAQESEIFAIHVETAEELPLEELAAFTRIGLTAGASTPPWIIQNVAQTLRLAFPD; via the coding sequence ATGGAACTTATCATCGCGGAAACAGCGGGATTTTGCATGGGAGTCGACATGGCGCTGCACAAGCTGGACAATGCCGTGTCCATCCCTCCCCAAGGCACGCAGCATATATATACCCTGGGACCCATCATCCATAACCCGCAGGTGCTGGCCAAATACAAGGGCCTGGGAGTATTGCAGACCGACGGGACAGAGCCCCTGCAAGCAGGAGACGTGGTCGTCATTCGGGCCCACGGGATCCCAAGGCATATACAGACGAAGCTGGAAGGACAAAACATAACTGTTGTCGATGCCACATGTCCGAAAGTCAAAAAAGCTCAGATCCTCATTCAAAGACAAGCCGACCAGAATAAACACCTGCTTCTGTTCGGAGAGCGCGATCACCCCGAAGTGCAAGGATTGGTGAGCTACGCCCCAAAGCACACAATTTTTGAAAGCCTTGAAGAATTGCAGGCGTACGACGTTGATCCAGCGCAGACCTATTTTCTGGCGGCGCAGACCACGCAGGACAGGGAGTCCTTCAATACCATTCGCGAATATCTGATAGCAAACGTAGATGCCGGAATGACCATTCTCGACACGATCTGCATGGCAACCAAGGACAGACAGGAAGAAGTGCGCAAGTTGTCCCGCAATGTCCAGGCCATGGTCATCGTGGGAGGAAAAAACAGCGGAAACACCAGACGATTGGCTCAAATTGCGCAAGAGTCAGAAATATTCGCGATCCACGTCGAAACCGCAGAAGAACTTCCACTGGAGGAACTTGCCGCGTTTACACGTATCGGACTGACAGCAGGAGCCTCCACGCCACCATGGATAATCCAGAATGTAGCCCAGACACTCCGCCTTGCTTTTCCGGATTGA